Proteins from a genomic interval of Lolium perenne isolate Kyuss_39 chromosome 1, Kyuss_2.0, whole genome shotgun sequence:
- the LOC127345599 gene encoding long chain acyl-CoA synthetase 1, with amino-acid sequence MEGTKKQVFTIQVEDGKPGKDGQPAVGPVFRNILAKDGYPPLEPDMRTSWDVFRTAAGKYPNNRMLGWRPFKDGVPGPYLWKSYKEVYEEVLQIGSALRHLGVQPGSTVGIYGANCPQWVVAMQACNGYSLICVPLYDTLGAGAVDYIIDHAEIDIVFIQDKKIKEILSPNCKSATRLKALVAFTSANNEQIKDAEQIGMNVYSWNDFLKMGKDKPAKPCPPQPNDTCTIMYTSGTSGQPKGVMLSHESHGMYVKGVDLFMDQFDDKMSTEDVFLSFLPLAHILDRMIEEYFFHKGASVGYYHGDLNALRDDLMELKPTLLVGVPRVYEKIYEGILKALADLRPLRRVIFYALYNRKLAGMKAGYTHKTASPFADMLAFRKVKARLGGRLRLLISGGAPLSTEIEEFLRVTSCAYFIQGYGLTETLGPSTVGYPDDMSLVGTVGVAATYTDLRLEEVPEMGYDPLGVPSRGEILIRGNTVFTGYYKNPELTNEVMVDGWFHTGDIGEMTPDGILKVIDRKKNIFKLSQGEYVAVEYLEKVYVFPPIIEDIWVYGDSYRSTLVAVVNPHEENTMKWAASKGYKGSFDEICKLESLKEYILTELATAAQKNKLRGFEYIKGIVLDPVPFDIERDLVTATMKKRRNYMLKYYQPEIDKVYKKLEDQRAANKAK; translated from the exons ATGGAGGGGACAAAGAAGCAGGTGTTCACGATTCAGGTAGAGGATGGGAAGCCCGGGAAGGATGGCCAGCCGGCGGTAGGGCCGGTGTTCCGGAACATACTGGCCAAGGATGGGTACCCGCCGCTTGAGCCTGACATGAGAACTTCATGGGATGTCTTCAG GACAGCAGCAGGAAAGTATCCAAACAACCGGATGCTTGGATGGCGTCCATTTAAAGATGGAGTG CCAGGGCCCTATTTATGGAAATCATACAAAGAGGTCTATGAGGAAGTCCTGCAAATTGGCTCTGCACTGCGGCACCTGGGGGTGCAACCG GGTTCCACGGTTGGAATTTATGGAGCAAACTGCCCTCAGTGGGTGGTGGCAATGCAG GCTTGCAATGGTTACAGCCTAATATGTGTCCCACTATACGATACTTTAG GTGCAGGAGCTGTTGATTACATTATTGACCATGCTGAGATTGATATTGTCTTCATACAagacaagaaaataaaagaa ATATTGTCCCCAAATTGCAAATCTGCAACGAGGCTAAAAG CATTGGTGGCATTCACTTCGGCAAATAACGAACAAATCAAAGATGCCGAGCAGATTGGGATGAATGTGTACTCCTGGAATGATTTCTTAAAAATG GGAAAGGATAAACCAGCTAAACCTTGTCCTCCGCAACCAAATGATACATGCACCATCATGTACACAAGTGGAACAAGTGGGCAACCCAAAGGTGTTATGTTAAGCCATGAGAGCCATGGAATGTATGTAAAAGGGGTTGACCTTTTTATGGACCAGTTTGATGATAAG ATGTCAACAGAAGATGTGTTTCTTTCTTTTCTCCCACTTGCTCACATTCTGGACCGCATGATCGAAGAGTATTTCTTTCACAAAGGAGCCTCAGTTGGCTATTACCATGGA GATTTGAATGCTTTGAGAGATGATCTCATGGAGTTAAAGCCAACTCTGCTAGTTGGGGTGCCCAGAGTGTATGAAAAGATATATGAAG GTATTTTAAAGGCCTTAGCCGATCTCAGACCCCTCAGGAGAGTGATTTTTTATGCCTTGTACAACCG CAAATTAGCGGGCATGAAAGCAGGCTACACACACAAAACTGCTTCACCTTTTGCGGACATGCTGGCTTTTCGCAAG GTCAAGGCAAGGCTTGGTGGTCGTCTTCGCCTACTAATCTCCGGTGGTGCACCATTGAGTACTGAAATAGAAGAGTTCTTAAGGGTGACCAGCTGTGCATACTTTATCCAAGGCTATG GTTTAACAGAAACATTGGGACCTAGCACAGTCGGTTACCCTGATGATATGTCCCTAGTTGGAACTGTCGGTGTCGCTGCCACCTACACTGATCTGCGATTGGAAGAAGTACCTGAGATGGGTTATGATCCGCTTGGTGTTCCTTCTCGTGGTGAAATCCTCATCCGGGGGAACACTGTCTTCACTGGGTACTATAAAAATCCTGAGCTCACAAACGAGGTCATGGTTGATGGATGGTTTCATACAG GAGACATTGGAGAGATGACCCCAGATGGAATTCTGAAGGTAATTGACCGAAAGAAGAACATATTTAAGCTGTCACAAGGGGAGTATGTCGCAGTTGAGTATCTGGAGAAAGTTTATGTCTTCCCTCCAATTATTGAAGAT ATCTGGGTGTACGGGGACAGCTACAGATCAACGTTAGTTGCAGTAGTTAATCCACATGAAGAAAACACCATGAAGTGGGCAGCGTCGAAAGGATACAAAGGTTCTTTCGATGAAATATGCAAATTGGAAAGCCTTAAAGAATATATCCTTACGGAGCTCGCAACTGCTGCACAGAAGAACAAG TTACGAGGTTTCGAGTATATCAAAGGCATAGTGTTGGATCCTGTACCTTTTGACATTGAAAGAGACTTGGTCACTGCAACGATGAAGAAGAGAAGAAACTACATGCTAAAATATTACCAG CCTGAGATTGACAAAGTATACAAAAAATTGGAGGATCAGAGGGCTGCCAACAAAGCAAAGTAA
- the LOC127345608 gene encoding uncharacterized protein: MCSTKCRHLLRQLRGRHFSTAPASNHRKSTPQITIRWPEQSRPSPDPGDTARAHEATVRRLAAAGDLDGVQYALQEMRLRGVACPEGALAAAICAFARAGAPDRALETFYRAHDLGCGAPTVRVYNHLLDALLRENLVGAVVPVYDNMRNAGVEPNVYTYNLLLKALCQNDRVDAARRMLGEMARKGCRPDEVSHTTIVSALCKLGRLDEARGVLAETAPVCTSYDAVVHALCGESRMREAFVVVDEMVQRGLQPGPVTYTSIVHAFCKARELGMACAILARMVIKGCSPNVHTFTALVKGFFDDGKARDALGMWNWMVAEGWAPSIISYNVLIRGLCRTGDLNRALSVFSSMEKNGCFPDVRTYSVLIDGFSKAGDLDGAMSIWNDMTQAGYKPNVVVYTNMVDVLCKKMMFDQAENLIDKMSSENCPPNTLTFNTLIRSLCDCGRVGAALSVLRGMARYGCSPNVRTYNELLHGFFRVGNCKDAFQILIEMLNNGIELSLISYNTAISGLCQMGRSKEAMILLGRMMLQRIQPDSFTFNAIIHAYCKEGNVRAAAWMLGQMDAVNCPRNIVAYTSLISGLCNQHRMDDAMVYLLKMLNEGICPNEATWNVLVRGLSTLVGAIGPMHLIDHIVEDLQP, from the coding sequence ATGTGTTCGACCAAATGCCGCCACCTGCTCAGGCAGCTCCGCGGCCGCCATTTCTCCACCGCCCCGGCATCCAACCACCGGAAGAGCACCCCGCAAATCACCATCCGGTGGCCGGAGCAATCCAGGCCCTCCCCCGACCCAGGAGACACGGCGCGGGCCCATGAGGCCACCGTCAGGAGGCTCGCGGCGGCGGGCGACCTGGACGGCGTCCAGTACGCGCTGCAGGAGATGCGGCTGCGCGGGGTGGCGTGCCCCGAGGGCGCCCTCGCCGCCGCCATCTGCGCCTTCGCCCGCGCCGGCGCGCCCGACCGCGCGCTCGAGACCTTCTACCGCGCGCACGACCTGGGGTGCGGCGCGCCCACCGTGCGGGTGTACAACCACCTGCTCGACGCGCTGCTCCGGGAGAACCTGGTCGGGGCGGTGGTGCCGGTGTACGACAACATGAGGAACGCCGGCGTGGAGCCCAACGTGTACACCTACAACCTGCTCCTCAAGGCGCTGTGCCAGAACGACCGGGTCGACGCCGCGCGCAGGATGCTCGGCGAAATGGCCAGGAAGGGGTGCCGCCCGGACGAGGTGAGCCACACGACGATTGTTTCCGCGCTATGCAAGCTGGGCAGGTTGGATGAGGCCCGGGGGGTGCTGGCGGAGACGGCGCCTGTGTGCACCTCGTACGATGCCGTTGTTCACGCGCTCTGTGGAGAGTCCAGGATGCGGGAGGCGTTCGTGGTTGTCGACGAGATGGTGCAGCGGGGATTGCAGCCAGGCCCCGTCACCTACACGAGCATAGTCCACGCGTTCTGCAAGGCCCGGGAGCTGGGAATGGCTTGCGCTATTTTGGCCAGGATGGTAATCAAAGGTTGTTCCCCGAATGTTCATACGTTCACTGCGTTGGTCAAAGGGTTCTTCGATGATGGAAAGGCGCGTGACGCTCTTGGCATGTGGAATTGGATGGTGGCTGAAGGATGGGCACCTTCTATAATCTCTTACAATGTTCTCATCCGTGGCCTTTGCCGTACCGGTGATCTAAACAGGGCGTTATCTGTTTTCAGCAGCATGGAGAAAAACGGATGTTTTCCTGATGTGAGGACCTACTCTGTTCTCATTGACGGATTTTCCAAAGCTGGAGACCTAGATGGTGCCATGTCAATATGGAATGACATGACACAGGCTGGCTACAAGCCGAACGTTGTTGTCTACACAAATATGGTGGATGTGCTTTGCAAGAAGATGATGTTTGATCAGGCAGAAAATCTCATTGACAAGATGTCATCGGAAAATTGTCCTCCTAACACATTGACATTCAACACCTTGATCAGAAGCCTGTGTGACTGCGGAAGAGTGGGGGCAGCTTTGAGTGTGCTCCGTGGGATGGCAAGATATGGATGCTCTCCTAATGTCAGGACATACAATGAGTTGCTTCATGGTTTTTTCAGGGTAGGAAACTGCAAAGACGCCTTTCAAATTTTGATCGAGATGCTAAACAATGGGATTGAGTTGAGTTTGATATCTTACAACACTGCGATTAGTGGTCTGTGTCAGATGGGAAGGAGCAAAGAAGCTATGATTCTTCTGGGGAGGATGATGCTACAACGAATTCAACCCGATTCATTCACTTTCAACGCGATAATTCATGCTTATTGCAAGGAAGGGAATGTCAGAGCTGCTGCTTGGATGCTAGGTCAGATGGATGCAGTTAACTGTCCACGCAACATAGTTGCTTACACAAGTCTGATATCGGGGCTTTGCAATCAGCATAGGATGGATGATGCCATGGTTTATCTCTTGAAGATGTTGAATGAAGGTATCTGTCCAAATGAAGCGACATGGAATGTGTTAGTCCGTGGATTGTCCACACTTGTGGGCGCCATCGGACCAATGCACTTGATTGATCATATTGTTGAAGATTTACAACCATAG